Part of the Capricornis sumatraensis isolate serow.1 chromosome 9, serow.2, whole genome shotgun sequence genome, CATCCTGTTTAGGTTCCAGAAGTCAGTGACTGGGTCCAGCTGCAGACAGAACATACTTCTATCCCAAAGCAGAATCCCCACACTTAGCTttccttgaagaattttaatcacGAACTGAGGGGGGACGGGTGATGGGGGGCAGGTAAAAGGGGTCCAGGCTGGCTCCTAGAGGACAGTGGCTGACTCCAGGCCCCGCTCCTGGAAGTACCGATGGGGAAGGCGGAGGCAGGTTTGGGGGCTTTCACTGAAGTAGGACTTGATCTTCCCAGGCCCCTCCTGATCCCCAGTCTCTGAGTCCTCCCTGTGGGAGAGAGGCGGTGACTCCAACTTCTGGGGGATTGGTCCTCCCAGGCAGGGCGGAGCCCTGGCTTCTCACCCTCGCTTCCAGACACCTACCACTTCACGTCTTCTGCCTCAGTCTTCAGGATGCTCTGGGCTGTGCGCCAGCTGAAGCGGACAAACTGGGGAAAGCCGAACACAGGGTCCACATGCTTCCTCAACCAGGCTTTCGTCTTGGGATCTGGGGGCAGGGTAGGGTGGACAGTGGGAGAGCCCTGCCGTGATGTCTCAGCTTCTCAGCTTGGCATCTGAGAGCCCACCTCATCTCAGACCTCTTCCTGAGTACCTGAGAGACTCATCACTGTCTGAGACATCTTCCTGTCTCTGGACCCTTGCACAGGCTGTTCTCACTGATCCTCTGCCTGAGAACAGGTGCTCAAGGTGAAGTTCAGGGAGACTGCCTCTGGGTCATCTCGCTTACCTCCCCAGGGGCAACAGGCACTGAACCAGCATTTGTGGACCATTAGGTTAACACCCATTTTTCCCATGCAACCACCAACTTAGTGGGCACAGGGAGGTCCCTGCTTGCTTTGCTCATGGCTAAATCCCCAGGGCTTGGCTCTGCAAGGCACATACGAGGTGCCCAGTAAGCAATGAACACTGCCCAAACTGTGTTTGGCCTAGACTTGGTTTTCCTCCCTTTGGCCTCACCTAAGTCCAGTCCCAGACTTGCTAGGTTGTCCCACCCAACTGCCAAAGGGTTCCTGGTACCCAGGCACTGAATCATTGCCTCTGGCCTTGTGTGTCTTCAGCAGAGTTTACTGGGGATAGGGCACAGTCATTTCTACCTTACAAACAGAAGACTGAGCCTCCTAATGAAGAGAAACAATGAATTCAAGCTGGGATCACTGGACAGGAACTGGTACCCCTCACTCTGCCCCTTAGGTCCACCATAAGCCTCTGTGCTTCACTGGAGCTCCAGAGAGACAGccgggagggaggaagaagggaagaggggCCTGCCAGCTGGAATACAGAGCTACCACACATAAGCAGGTGGCCCCCCTATCTGAGCCTCAGCCTCTTCTGCTGCAGAGTAGGCTGAGAGGAACAACTTAGAAAACCTCAGAAGCACGCCAAGCCCACCTTGTTAGTTTACTGTGGCTGCCATCTGCTCACCATTAGGGTAGCCTGAGCCATAATCAGTGTCCAGGTCCTGCAGTTTCTCCACAAACTTCCAGTTCTTCACGGCCTGGTCTCGGGCCACCTGTGGGCAAAACAGGCACTTGGAATCTCCAACAGGCACCGTGAAGCATCCACGCCTGCCTCCTTGCCCAGGGGGATGCTGGGAGCTGGCCATGGCCAGTGGGGGCCTAACCTTGGCACAGATACTGGCAGCACTGACCACGGGGTAGAGGGCATCTGCCTTGGCCTTGACTGTCACCTCAATGCCAGGAAAACGCTGCTGCAGTCGTTCCTGGTATGTCTCTGGGAGCCCCACGGTGTCCACAAACACCTGCCGTGGTGAGAGCAATGTACTCAGTCAACAAACACCCAGAAAACACAACTGTGCCCATGGCCCAGCTTCATGGTCCTGCATTTGCTGCTCCCACTGCCTGGAATATTCTTCTCTCAGCTCATGACCAGGCCCAGGCTGCATCCAGATCTCAGCTCAAACATCACCTCCCAAAGAGGCTTTCCCTGATCACACTATATCCATtctacatttactgagcacctactgcatGCCATGGGCTGCTCTAGGTGTTGGAGACACAGCAGTGAACACGCCAGAGGAGACACTCTGGTGAGGAccacagacagagaagaagaTAAATAACAAAGGATCGGGGAGATTGAGAAGAGGTTATAATTTTCAACAGTTCAGGGGTATTTTAGGAAAAGTCACTCTGATGTGCTGACATCTGAATAAAGGCCTGAAGGAAATAAGGGAATGAGCCATGGGGAGATCAGAGAAAGAGTGTTCTAGGCAGAGGGGAAGAgccagtgcaaaggtcctgaggccgGACCATGGCAAGTACTCTGGACAGCAGTAGAGACCACACGACTGGAACAGAAATGGGGTCAGAAAAGGAACAGGACAAGGGATCGCCATAGCTGTTATTATTCTCAAAACCACCTTTATTATTTGCTTACCAGCTGCCCATCCGTCTCCCCTGACTTGGTCATGAACCCCTGAGGGTAGGGTCCTTGTCTGTCCGTTTTCAGCATTGCATAGGCAGCTCCACATTCTTTGCATAGGCAAACGTCcttgtttgtctccaaggcattGCACAGAGTCCTGGACCTGAGCCACCTCCTCAGCAAGGCCTCTCTTATTACATTCCCTATCTCAAGTGTACTTGCCCTTCTGATTCTCTCAAAACAGTCTGTTCTTTGCCTCAGAGCACCGGCTGCAATGCCAACTTCTATTTCTCTCTGGTGATTTAATCTCATTTCTCCACTTGCTTGTGAGTTTTCCTAATTCCCACGGTGCTCAGAAAATTAAATGTCAAGATTTACATTCCAAAAATATAAATGACTGTCTGCTGgtaggggagggggctgggggaggatggAGGCAAACATGTGGGATTCGTTCTAGACACTGAACTGTTAGGATAGAGACAGAGATTAGATGGGGGTGAGGCTGGGGGCTCCACAATGGTCCTCAGTGGAGCACACATTTGGGGTGGAAGAAACAGTTGGGGgaacttccctagtagtccagtggttaagactccatgcttccaaagcaggggtgggtgtgggttcaatccctggtgggggaactaagatcccatatgccatgcagtgtggccaaaaaaaaaaaaaaaaaaaatacaatacaatGAAAACAGGAGGACATCAGCAGCAGTAACACACGTTTCTGATGTTCTAGGTAGGTCTGATGCAGAGTCACCCACTCCACTTCTACACTGCCATTTTATCCTGAGATGATCAAATGGGGGCAATCCAACAGTTAGCTCACCTGGGCCACGTTCACACCCTGGTCCAACGCAAACTGCACTAGGCCTGTGGCTGTATCATGAGAGAGGGCGTTCAGGTTGTATTTGACCCTGTGGTGGAGGACAGAACCGAGTCAACTTCGTTCCAGCCACCCATCCTTTCCAACCCACTCTGGTTGCCCCTCCTtccggccccctcccccaccctccggGACCCCTCACCGCCCAAGCATGCTGGTAGAGATGAGGTTTGGAGACAGCACGTCCAGTGCCCAGCCCACAAAGTCCCCGTCCTCCTCCATTTTCGCAAAAAGCCTGTCCCGCTCGCTCTCCGACAGAGTCTTTGAGTCTGGGAGGAGGGttgggagagaaggggaggggctgGATCCCGCAGTTCCTGCTTTCCCCCTCCAGCCTGCACCCACCAGTGCCCATGCCCAGGAACCCCCTCCCTAGACGCACCTCAGTGCTCACCTGCCACTTTCAGGGCCTCCAGATCCTCCAGGCGGGACAGAGGACAATAGCAGATAGCATAGACCATGGGGCCTGGGGGAAGAGGGAGTCCAGTGAGCCCGTGAAAGCCGCCACCTCTAGTCCATCATCACCACTTTTTTTTCGGTGCCATCACCAATGCCATCGCCATCACCGCTATCACCCCCCTTCTCGAGGCTGGTGCAACCCCAGCTCCGGTTCCACTGCAACTTGCATCCCCCTTAtcatgcccctcccccacccagccctggggGGCGCACCCAGCACCGGGCCCCGGCCCGCTTCATCGACGCCCAGGACGCAGGGCTCCTTGAGGCACACAGGAGGCACAGGCGAACTCAGGCGACAGCGGCCCGTATTGTCTCTTTCCAGCTCGCTGAGATCCATGCCGCCTCGGCCGCCGCCACCAGCCGTAGTAACGAAGTCTGCAAGGAAAGGTCTCCCCGGGCGTTTTCCGCGGGCTCCGCAACAGTGCCAGCTCTCGACCTATCGGCACACAGGACACGCCCCCAACACGCCAGCCGCCGTTGACGTTTGCGCAGCCTTCGCCGACGCCGCTGCCGTGCGGCTTCCTGGGAATTGTAGTTTCCGAGGCTGACAAGCGAGCTCCGCGTTTGGGGAACCGGGTGGGCGGTGTCGCTTTCCAAGCTCCGCCCCGGTGTCTCTGGAGCTCCTCGCGCTGCGGCTAGTGGGCAGACAAGCGGAAATAGAGGGGGAGACTTGAAGGACTCGACCTCATCAAAGcttgtgctgtacttagtcgctcagtcgtatccgactctttgcgaccttttggactgtaggctcttctgtccatgggattctccaggcaagaatactggagtgggttgccacgccctcctccaggggatcttcccaacccagggatcgaacccaagtctcccgcattgcaggagaattctttaccgtctgagccacgtgggaagccccgtCAAAGCCCAGAAGGTCAAATACCACTAGACTCCGAGAATTCGGTGTCCGCATCACTGAGTTCCCGGCCTCCATCTGGTTTCAGGCCCTCCTGTGTTCGAGGTCCCTGGAGCGCCACACAGTCTAAGCCCCCTATAGTCGGAATTCTGGCTCCCACTGGACTCAAACCTTCGAACTTGGAACCCCCAACTCCCTCGTAGCTCACCGGAAgcgcctcccccctccccccgcccgctTCGTATCCTCTCTTTGGGCTAAGCCTCCTCTACCCCTGAACAGAGATCCCAGACTTCTCCAGAATCCGGCTTAGAGTCTTCGTCCATCAAGCAGGCTCCCTCCACCTGCCAAACTCAGGGTTCAAGCCCTCGCCCCCTTCTCTgctcttttccctttttctcacGTCTTAGCGAGGAGCACGCCTCCTAGATTTGTTCCAACGAACGCATCTCTATTTTCTGCTTTCATCAGGGCTCACGCCCTCAGCTTGTGGGTTTCTGTTCCTCCGTCTCCgttttccccttccccacccccaccgtctATCTTCCTTTCTCCTCGTATATCAGCGGGTCTCACATCTCCTAACTCAGCTCTCCTTTCCCACGCTCTGCTCAAGCCCCAGATTTAGTGTTCCTTTTCCCGATGCCTGCCTCGTGCCCGCGCTCCCACGTccagccctttctctctctcctcccatccTGGGGACTCAGGGCCCCGACAAGCCAGCCCGCCGagggtgtgtgtgggaggggggcggggggggcgccTCCTCCACGCCCGCTGCTCACCCGGGCTCAGAGCCTCCAGTCGCAGTCGTTCGGCTCGCAGGATGAACAGTCCCGTTGCCGGCAGGGTCGCACTTGCACCAGATTCTCGCGGTCCATGAACACCGGACCCGGCGACGTGCCCACCACCTCGCGGCTGCGCTCCTGCTTGCCCAGGTCGCAGAAACAGCGCCACTTTCCCCAAGGGCCAAGGACAGAGTCTTCCAATTCTAGGGATGGAGAGCCAGGTAGAGGGGGAACCTATATCCCAGCATTCTAAGGAGGGCGGAGGAGAAAGATACTAACAAATAACAGTTccagactccgggagatggtgaagaacacgAAAGCCTGGCgaactgcagcccatgggttcgcaaggagtcggacacgactgagcgactgaacaacagcatattCACTCAGCTGTGTTTCTCTGCCACCTAGCCCGACACAGATGGTCTCTAATCTTCCCATCAGtcccaggtggggaaactgagacctaAGAAGAGCAACCCACCTTTCCAAGCTCACACATCTGGTGAGCGGCCCAGATGGGCTGCAAAATGACACGTCCCATCTGTGCCTGCCTGTCCAGCTGGGGGTGTGGTACAACACACTTGGTGGC contains:
- the RNASEH2A gene encoding ribonuclease H2 subunit A; its protein translation is MDLSELERDNTGRCRLSSPVPPVCLKEPCVLGVDEAGRGPVLGPMVYAICYCPLSRLEDLEALKVADSKTLSESERDRLFAKMEEDGDFVGWALDVLSPNLISTSMLGRVKYNLNALSHDTATGLVQFALDQGVNVAQVFVDTVGLPETYQERLQQRFPGIEVTVKAKADALYPVVSAASICAKVARDQAVKNWKFVEKLQDLDTDYGSGYPNDPKTKAWLRKHVDPVFGFPQFVRFSWRTAQSILKTEAEDVKWEDSETGDQEGPGKIKSYFSESPQTCLRLPHRYFQERGLESATVL
- the THSD8 gene encoding thrombospondin type-1 domain-containing protein 8, with amino-acid sequence MARSRAALLLPSLMLLLLVTPSQVSPDYQYFGQQGEGDTWEQLRLQHQEKELEDSVLGPWGKWRCFCDLGKQERSREVVGTSPGPVFMDRENLVQVRPCRQRDCSSCEPNDCDWRL